The Carnobacterium divergens genome includes a window with the following:
- a CDS encoding AI-2E family transporter: protein MENPEETGVNRKPFSWFWKWFLNNKFVTVLLVNLLILLNVFTLSKMSYLFEPIGSFFSVVGLPIILAGILYYLINPLIDWLEKHHVSRNLGITIVFILIIGLIVWGIAILIPLMQKQTMSFIENWPDYWKKINTEIDGLLNSDLFSQIQAQISSVNQDFLSSTTGKVNGVVNSTFSSIGSIVGTVTNIIVALVTMPFILFYLLKDGKRLPHFLMPLVPSKMRDTTYNVLKEMNTQISQYIRGQLTVAFFVALMFVVGYAISGLEYAVTLGILAGFLNLIPYLGSFLAMVPAVIIGLVDSPGMLIKVLIVFAIEQTIESRVISPQVLGSNLDIHPVTIIIVLLTSGKLFGVVGVILGIPGYAVLKVLITYLFDWYKEVSGLYKHDHNPAPDPAAKEPEKST from the coding sequence ATGGAAAATCCAGAAGAAACAGGAGTGAACCGTAAACCCTTTTCGTGGTTTTGGAAATGGTTTTTAAATAATAAATTCGTAACGGTTTTATTAGTCAATTTATTGATTTTACTTAATGTCTTTACGCTTTCTAAGATGAGTTATCTTTTTGAACCCATTGGCAGCTTTTTTAGTGTTGTTGGGTTGCCAATTATTTTAGCCGGTATTTTATACTATTTAATTAACCCATTGATTGATTGGCTGGAAAAACATCATGTATCCAGAAATTTAGGCATCACGATTGTCTTTATTTTAATTATTGGATTGATTGTTTGGGGGATCGCTATTTTAATTCCGTTGATGCAAAAACAAACAATGAGCTTTATTGAGAACTGGCCTGATTATTGGAAAAAAATCAACACTGAGATAGATGGTCTATTAAACAGTGATTTATTTTCACAAATTCAAGCTCAAATCAGTTCAGTCAATCAAGATTTTCTTTCATCAACAACAGGAAAAGTAAATGGCGTGGTGAACTCAACTTTTTCAAGTATTGGGAGTATTGTTGGAACAGTGACCAACATTATTGTGGCGTTAGTAACAATGCCATTTATCTTGTTTTACTTGTTAAAAGATGGCAAGCGCTTGCCACATTTTTTAATGCCATTAGTTCCAAGTAAAATGCGAGACACGACCTATAACGTTTTAAAAGAAATGAATACCCAAATCAGTCAATATATTCGCGGTCAGTTAACAGTAGCCTTTTTTGTAGCGCTGATGTTTGTCGTTGGGTATGCTATTAGTGGTTTGGAGTACGCAGTGACGTTAGGAATTTTAGCAGGCTTTTTAAATTTGATTCCCTATTTGGGTTCATTTTTAGCGATGGTTCCAGCCGTTATTATTGGCTTGGTTGATTCACCAGGAATGTTAATTAAAGTCTTAATTGTTTTTGCAATTGAGCAAACGATTGAAAGTCGCGTGATTTCTCCACAGGTTTTGGGGAGCAATTTAGACATCCATCCGGTAACGATTATTATCGTGTTATTGACGTCAGGGAAATTATTTGGTGTCGTAGGGGTTATTTTAGGAATTCCTGGATACGCTGTTTTAAAAGTCTTAATCACCTATTTATTCGACTGGTACAAGGAAGTCTCTGGATTGTACAAGCACGATCACAACCCAGCACCCGACCCAGCCGCAAAAGAACCTGAAAAGTCTACGTAA
- a CDS encoding glycine cleavage system protein H, which produces MTIRYSDNGLWVQKAGNEYTLGLSIKGQDDLGEVMFVDLTDTAAKIEKNETLIGVEAAKAVTELTAPFAGKLVKKNEGLSENPEALNSTDFSENWIAVLSDVDETEFNALSEKEPQIG; this is translated from the coding sequence ATGACAATCAGATATAGCGACAATGGACTTTGGGTTCAAAAAGCAGGAAATGAATATACTTTAGGGTTGTCTATTAAAGGACAAGACGATTTAGGTGAAGTGATGTTCGTTGATTTAACAGATACAGCAGCTAAAATCGAAAAAAACGAAACCTTAATCGGTGTGGAAGCAGCAAAAGCAGTAACAGAATTAACCGCGCCTTTTGCGGGTAAATTAGTTAAAAAAAATGAAGGCTTGTCTGAAAATCCAGAAGCTTTAAATAGTACCGACTTTAGTGAGAACTGGATTGCTGTATTAAGTGACGTAGATGAAACGGAATTTAATGCCCTATCTGAAAAAGAACCACAAATAGGTTGA
- a CDS encoding FtsW/RodA/SpoVE family cell cycle protein: MTDNIERKRESKIDYGIILSVMLLCVISIATIYSTTVIAQDNGLKPTIMHIAWYVVGAAAIAVIMQFDSEQLWKLAPIAYWGGIILLVLVLFLYDRDTEKVTGAKSWFKIGPLTFQPSEVMKVAFILMMARVVTKHNSEYARHQVSTDFLLLGKMLLTSLVPLVLVQLQNDLGTTLVFLAIIGGMVLMSGVTWRIIAPLFIAAFGIFGGALWLVMNDRPFLLKMGFHEYQFDRIDSWLDPYHDAADAAYQLVQSMKAIGSGKVFGKGYGIFEVYVPVRESDMIFSTVAENFGFIGSCLLIFIYFLLIYQMIRICFDTKNEFYAYIATGVIMMILFHVLENIGMSIGLLPLTGIPLPFISQGGTALLGNMMGIGLIMSMRYHYKSYMFSDEEREF; the protein is encoded by the coding sequence ATGACTGATAACATTGAAAGAAAAAGAGAGTCTAAAATAGATTACGGCATTATTTTATCGGTTATGTTGTTGTGTGTCATCAGTATCGCAACAATTTATTCAACGACCGTAATCGCTCAAGACAACGGTCTAAAACCAACCATCATGCATATTGCGTGGTATGTTGTTGGTGCAGCAGCAATTGCTGTTATTATGCAGTTTGATTCGGAGCAGTTATGGAAGCTCGCCCCCATTGCGTATTGGGGCGGTATTATTTTACTGGTTCTTGTTCTCTTCTTATACGATCGAGATACCGAAAAAGTAACCGGTGCAAAGAGTTGGTTCAAGATTGGTCCTTTAACCTTTCAACCATCAGAAGTCATGAAAGTTGCGTTTATCTTAATGATGGCGCGAGTGGTAACAAAGCACAATAGCGAGTATGCCAGGCATCAGGTTTCAACGGATTTTCTATTATTAGGGAAAATGTTGTTGACGTCATTAGTCCCATTAGTGTTAGTTCAATTGCAAAATGATTTAGGAACGACGCTTGTATTTTTAGCGATTATTGGTGGAATGGTCTTAATGTCAGGGGTTACTTGGCGTATTATTGCGCCTCTGTTTATTGCTGCTTTTGGGATATTTGGCGGAGCATTGTGGCTCGTAATGAACGATAGACCCTTCTTACTAAAAATGGGGTTTCATGAATATCAATTTGACCGAATTGATTCATGGTTAGATCCGTATCACGATGCAGCAGACGCAGCATACCAGCTTGTTCAAAGTATGAAGGCAATTGGTTCTGGGAAGGTATTTGGTAAAGGCTACGGCATTTTTGAAGTCTATGTACCTGTCCGAGAGTCAGACATGATTTTCTCAACAGTTGCTGAAAATTTTGGTTTCATTGGCAGCTGTTTATTGATTTTTATTTATTTCCTATTAATTTATCAAATGATTCGCATTTGTTTTGACACAAAAAATGAATTTTATGCCTACATTGCGACGGGTGTGATTATGATGATTTTGTTCCACGTATTGGAAAATATTGGAATGAGTATCGGGCTGTTGCCATTAACAGGAATTCCGCTACCTTTTATTTCTCAAGGTGGAACGGCGTTACTTGGCAATATGATGGGCATCGGTTTGATTATGTCGATGCGGTATCATTATAAGAGTTACATGTTCTCAGATGAAGAACGAGAATTTTAA
- a CDS encoding PTS glucitol/sorbitol transporter subunit IIA: MLTGTVTSIGPQAISQKDPIIILFGEEATEDIREVSVIQAFPSDKEAITLEVGQKVAFDDTVYTITAVGSLASDNLNSIGHITLSFTEVPTEDMLGNGIYLTPFALPEIKEGTTIHYYQD, encoded by the coding sequence ATGTTAACCGGAACCGTAACGAGTATTGGCCCGCAAGCCATCAGTCAAAAAGATCCTATTATTATTTTATTTGGAGAAGAAGCAACAGAAGATATTCGAGAAGTTTCAGTCATCCAAGCTTTTCCATCAGATAAAGAAGCGATTACTTTAGAAGTAGGCCAAAAGGTAGCCTTTGACGACACTGTGTACACGATTACTGCGGTAGGCAGTTTAGCTTCTGATAATTTAAACAGCATTGGACATATTACTTTGAGCTTTACAGAAGTACCAACAGAGGACATGCTTGGAAATGGAATCTACTTAACCCCATTCGCCTTGCCAGAGATAAAAGAAGGAACGACGATTCATTACTATCAAGATTAA
- a CDS encoding arsenate reductase family protein: MIQFYEHPRCSTCKKARAWLNQNEIAYQPINLLETPPTKAELKTWIEQSGLPIRRFFNTSGGKYRELGLKDKLDEMDLEEACELLASDGMLIKRPLTTDGKKLTLGFKEADYEANWK, translated from the coding sequence ATGATTCAATTTTACGAACACCCAAGATGCTCAACTTGTAAAAAAGCCAGAGCATGGTTAAATCAAAACGAAATCGCTTATCAGCCAATCAATTTATTAGAAACACCCCCAACAAAAGCGGAGTTAAAGACTTGGATTGAGCAGTCAGGCTTGCCAATACGTCGCTTTTTTAATACAAGTGGTGGGAAATACCGTGAGTTAGGTTTAAAAGATAAATTGGATGAGATGGATTTAGAAGAAGCTTGCGAATTACTGGCTTCAGATGGAATGTTGATCAAACGTCCGTTAACAACCGATGGAAAAAAATTGACCTTAGGTTTCAAAGAAGCAGATTACGAAGCAAATTGGAAATAG